Proteins encoded by one window of Danaus plexippus chromosome Z, MEX_DaPlex, whole genome shotgun sequence:
- the LOC116777627 gene encoding uncharacterized protein LOC116777627, giving the protein MMNNVRVESELFDSLDFLVLPIKKGQSSLQRSLKPTNHLIRDFRRNIFVNSSPCPSNELDIQTRSSLLLDENTKFIQQQCSTFNLTRYNTVSNLSLHNINCNTRPFLKEERPTIKVTVIPKATKQSSKVFNKRCQSSRKVQTTVSNQENSINNKSVYFLIKGNKREKVHEVKKSESVDLNCRNVNEKYGNILFRKITESKQILDSLKMEKKRRKERKNVKTKKTALTTDSCNCRKELFSDNIPFVTDRRSRVTVVGQVGLNHEDQYVLKCAATVNDKPIEANVTTNDFYEFTRFERNYNGNQGRFSSSKPVHNLDRSENLRQQRQQDSNVQTDFTYQDYFDTPIMKNNRISNQSTQVNFNNFNQQSRKKDQSDQCYWSLPTTPTSLDTEAGDNVLKECKSPLVIISVYPRQDTAIDNDAVKVIRHTSPKRKEVPNIMRSNFRQKFREPSPEKTIGPKLTKMESKFSRSRSSSPKNKNESKKEFLNKSETSAKNYNSFKKGNPQQSRTPKSNTINKLQDRSVCQCNDKSLETEILDQNKMKMLAGRSKDREQVKKALVNSFLRNVNGMDRYDRKSKVFAPKDDASKVTINIDGDKERYDVLLEHTNYDSGVSIKKTIKTPQMDSSEEATKPGMRANEVVGKNEYKQFTKRSQNDGKMKPESRINVRDSIEICKRQGKGPNQGRKSHLKNNRSSFRQTTLDTDNFAPVKHYPGDDCSVTDPNERDREIRELLGVMRHQKRQDSENTRNTPQNGGCRCRKSPTSTMMGLSINKINKYLKRHNDEETLNKLTNPGLSHRKKERIDSYFLDQNLRPETNVSNQIRVTEKPVNKTQDVINSTPPATLQAREEESFIREVLVNRNADAIHKFGLQNDESFIKDRPKIDTNMSRKDDDTTSQNVVLSKNIQIFLQVDQFRRQKSILLTQKQYEKVKKIVERKISKKLSIEKSKRSNIKTYNVVSVGEIKVKPKLKAPLLIDRGIQTVEDEIKKRDNCATNKYKTENEKPKIKEVYGGINKISEGAMFKDIPHTRRNTLRQAVSSVEIRYAQVKYKKCIAMSSSSTRFNKDVMQSIQAKNVQRHNNSILTIFKGHKRSVTPNLGTSAYSLYSDETDYSHKTNKPPHCDGDYKSKKPFLQRLISCIIMRSNETSNIKDIVRKETMPTLNSSDSYHLSTSLALLDMNSSLYDTSASFYSNHTILPVNKMKKGFFSSVREFLRRS; this is encoded by the exons atgatgaaTAACGTACGAGTGGAGTCGGAGTTATTTG aTTCGTTGGACTTTTTGGTGTTGCCCATTAAAAAAGGTCAAAGTTCTCTTCAAAGGAGCTTAAAGCCTACTAACCACTTGATAAGAGATTTTcggagaaatatttttgttaattcttCTCCGTGTCCTTCTAATGAATTAGACATTCAAACACGTTCGTCACTTTTATTGGATGAAAATACAAAG TTTATTCAACAGCAGTGTTCCACTTTCAATCTGACAAGATACAATACAGTTTCTAATTTAAGCCTTCACAACATAAATTGTAACACAAGACCTTTTTTAAAAGAAGAGAGACCCACAATAAAAGTAACCGTAATACCAAAAGCAACTAAACAATCGTCTAAAGTATTCAATAAACGTTGTCAAAGTTCCAGAAAGGTTCAAACAACGGTTTCCAACCAAGAGAACTCTATCAACAATAAATccgtttactttttaataaaaggtaATAAGAGAGAAAAAGTTCACGAAGTCAAAAAATCTGAAAGTGTCGATTTAAACTGTCGCAACGTAAACgaaaaatatggaaatatattattcagaaaaattactgaatcaaaacaaatattagatTCATTGAAAATGGAGAAAAAAAGGCGTAAAGAGCGCAAAAACGTCAAGACTAAAAAAACTGCTCTCACAACAGACAGCTGTAACTGTCGCAAAGAATTGTTTTCCGATAACATACCGTTTGTTACTGATCGCAGAAGTCGTGTGACAGTTGTAGGTCAGGTAGGATTAAATCACGAAGAccaatatgttttaaaatgcgCTGCGACTGTGAACGATAAACCTA TTGAAGCAAATGTCACGACGAATGATTTTTACGAATTCACACGTTTCGAGAGGAACTACAATGGGAATca AGGTCGGTTTTCGAGTTCTAAGCCTGTCCATAATTTAGACAGGAGTGAAAATTTAAGGCAGCAGCG TCAGCAAGACTCGAATGTGCAAACAGATTTTACATATCAAGATTACTTTGACACTCCaatcatgaaaaataacag AATATCAAACCAGAGTACtcaagtaaattttaacaattttaatcaaCAATCGAGAAAAAAGGACCAGAGTGATCAATGTTATTGGTCGCTTCCAACAACACCTACATCTTTGGATACTGAAGCAGGAGATAATGTTCTAAAGGAATGCAAAAGCCCTTTGGTTATAATATCTGTTTATCCAAGACAAGATACTGCAATTGATAATGATGCTGTTAAAGTGATACGTCACACGTCTCCCAAAAGAAAAGAAGTACCTAACATCATGAGAAGTAATTTTAGACAAAAGTTTAGAGAACCAAGTCCAGAGAAAACAATTGGGcccaaattaacaaaaatggaATCCAAATTCTCTAGAAGTAGGTCTTCTtcaccaaaaaataaaaatgagtctaaaaaagagtttttaaataaatcagaaacGAGTGccaaaaattataactcaTTCAAAAAGGGTAATCCTCAACAAAGTAGAACACCAAAATCGAATACCATCAATAAGTTACAAGATCGTTCGGTCTGCCAATGCAATGATAAGTCTTTAGAAACAGAAATATTAgaccaaaataaaatgaaaatgttagcGGGTAGGTCTAAGGATAGGGAGCAAGTTAAAAAGGCACTAGTAAATAGCTTTCTACGAAATGTTAATGGTATGGATAGATATGACAGGAAAAGTAAGGTATTTGCGCCCAAAGACGACGCTTCTAAAgtgacaataaatattgacGGCGACAAGGAACGCTATGATGTCCTTCTAGAACATACCAATTATGACTCTGGtgtttccataaaaaaaactattaaaacacCTCAAATGGATAGCAGTGAGGAAGCTACAAAGCCAGGAATGCGTGCTAATGAAGTTGTGggtaaaaatgaatataaacagTTTACGAAAAGAAGCCAG AATGATGGTAAAATGAAACCAGAATCAAGAATAAATGTAAGAGATAGTATAGAAATTTGCAAAAG ACAAGGAAAAGGCCCTAACCAGGGTCGCAAAAGtcatttaaagaataatagaAGTAGTTTCCGCCAAACCACCTTAGACACTGATAATTTCG CACCAGTTAAACATTATCCCGGGGATGATTGCTCGGTCACAGATCCAAATGAAAGAGATCGTGAAATAAGGGAATTGCTCGGAGTAATGAGACATCAAAAAAGACAGGATAGTGAAAATACCAGG aataCTCCCCAAAATGGAGGGTGTCGCTGCAGAAaaag CCCAACCAGTACGATGATGGGActcagtattaataaaattaataaatatttgaaacgtCACAATGATgaagaaacattaaataaattgaccaATCCAGGACTAAGTCACCGTAAAAAAGAACGTATCGATAGTTATTTTCTTGATCAGAATCTTCGTCCTGAAACAAATGTATCTAATCAAATAAGAGTCACAGAAAAACCGGTTAATAAAACTCAAGATGTAATTAATTCAACACCACCAGCAACTTTGCAGGCGAGAGAAGAAGAAAGTTTCATAAGAGAAGTTCTTGTGAACCGCAACGCGGATGCGATCCACAAATTTGGATTACAAAACGATGAAAGCTTTATCAAAGATCGTCCCAAGATAGATACAAATATGTCACGTAAAGACGATGATACGACGTCCCAAAATGTAGTTCTTAGTaagaatatacaaatatttttacaagtgGACCAATTTAGACGGCAAAAATCCATATTGTtaacacaaaaacaatatgagaaagtgaaaaaaattgtagaacgtaaaatatcaaagaaattgAGCATAGAGAAAAGTAAGCGATCtaacataaaaacttataatgttGTATCGGTTGGTGAAATTAAAGTGAAGCCCAAACTCAAAGCACCATTACTCATTGACCGTGGAATACAGACAGTTGAagacgaaattaaaaaacgagATAACTGTGCGACGAACAAATATAAGACGGAAAATGAAAAACCTAAAATCAAGGAGGTATATGGaggtatcaataaaatatcagaGGGTGCAATGTTTAAAGATATACCTCACACAAGACGCAACACCCTCCGACAGGCAGTGTCTTCTGTTGAAATCCGCTATGCGCAAgtgaaatataagaaatgtatagCAATGTCTTCATCATCTACACGTTTCAATAAAGACGTTATGCAATCCATTCAAGCAAAAAATGTTCAAAGACACAACAATTCAATTCTCACTATATTCAaag GACACAAGAGGTCAGTTACTCCAAATCTCGGTACGTCGGCTTATTCGCTGTACTCTGACGAGACAGATTATTctcataaaactaataaaccTCCACATTGCGATGGTGATTACAAGTCGAAGAAACCGTTCCTTCAACGATTGATATCTTGTATAATAATGCGTTCAAACGAAACGTCGAATATTAAGGATATCGTACGGAAAGAGACGATGCCCACTCTCAATAGCTCTGATTCCTATCATTTAAGCACTTCCCTGGCA ctGCTGGATATGAATTCGTCTTTATACGACACCTCAGCTTCATTCTATAGTAATCACACAATATTGCCAGTGAACAAAATGAAGAAAGGCTTTTTTAGCTCAGTTCGGGAATTTCTGCGACGAAGttga